A DNA window from Limanda limanda chromosome 6, fLimLim1.1, whole genome shotgun sequence contains the following coding sequences:
- the kcnj1a.1 gene encoding ATP-sensitive inward rectifier potassium channel 1a.1, protein MFETLNKRIQETLVERKSRRNRLVTKDGRCNIEYGNIKNIRHFGFLADFWITFVEIRWRFVLFFFIASFTLSWFIFGLLWYWIARNNGDLTWQNPPANHIPCVDNVLGLCTAFLYSLETQTTIGYGGRALTPLCPGAVALLIIQSLCGAIINCFMCGIILSKISSPKKRAKTITFSDMAVIGPRKGALCLSIRVANLRKTLMIGSQIYGKLLRTTYTPDGETIIMDQVDINFTVDAGKDNLFFVCPLTLYHIIDKSSPFFEMAVDTLHQKDFELVVFLDGTAESTSSSCQVRTSFIPPEIMWGYNFLPIISRSKEGKYRVDFSNFSKVVPIATAHCAYCFHNIKGHHHHSRDGFDNLGFEAINIDDPPNVTKL, encoded by the coding sequence atgtttgaaaCCTTGAACAAACGTATCCAGGAAACTCTAGTGGAGCGAAAGAGCCGCAGGAACAGACTAGTGACCAAAGATGGTCGCTGCAACATTGAATATGGAAACATCAAGAACATCAGACACTTTGGCTTCCTGGCTGACTTCTGGATCACGTTTGTGGAAATCCGTTGGCGTtttgttctcttcttcttcattgcCTCTTTCACCCTCAGCTGGTTCATCTTCGGCCTGCTGTGGTACTGGATTGCCCGCAACAATGGAGACCTGACGTGGCAAAACCCCCCAGCGAACCACATTCCATGTGTTGACAATGTTTTAGGTCTCTGCACAGCGTTCCTCTATTCCCTAGAAACCCAGACAACTATCGGGTATGGTGGACGTGCACTCACCCCTCTCTGTCCCGGTGCTGTGGCACTTCTCATCATCCAGTCCCTCTGTGGAGCCATTATCAACTGCTTCATGTGTGGAATCATCCTGTCCAAAATCTCTTCGCCTAAAAAGAGAGCAAAGACCATCACCTTCAGTGACATGGCTGTTATCGGCCCCAGAAAGGGGGCTCTCTGCCTCTCAATCAGAGTGGCCAACCTGCGCAAGACCCTGATGATAGGAAGCCAGATCTACGGCAAGCTGCTGAGAACGACATACACACCAGACGGGGAGACGATCATCATGGACCAAGTGGACATCAACTTCACGGTGGATGCTGGGAAGGATAACCTCTTCTTCGTATGCCCCCTCACGCTCTACCACATCATTGACAAGAGCAGCCCTTTCTTCGAGATGGCGGTGGACACACTCCACCAAAAAGATTTTGAGCTGGTCGTCTTCCTCGACGGCACAGCTGagtccaccagctcctcctgccaAGTGCGGACCTCGTTTATTCCTCCGGAGATCATGTGGGGCTATAACTTCTTGCCCATCATTTCCAGAAGCAAGGAGGGAAAGTACAGAGTCGATTTCTCCAACTTCTCTAAAGTGGTGCCCATAGCGACTGCACACTGTGCCTATTGTTTCCACAATATCAAGGGTCATCACCACCACTCCAGAGATGGATTTGACAACTTGGGCTTTGAGGCGATTAATATCGATGACCccccaaatgtcacaaagttGTAA
- the fli1 gene encoding Friend leukemia integration 1 transcription factor isoform X6: protein MDGTIKEALSVVSEDQSLFEPPYAAAAPLPKTDMTASGTQDYGQTHKINPLPPQQEWINQPVRVNVKREYEHMNGSRESPVDCSVGKCNKLVGGNDTSQMNYGNYMDEKNAPPPNMTTNERRVIVPADPSLWSQDHVRQWLEWAIKEYGLLEMDTAMFQNTDGKDLCKMSKDDFLRLTTMYNAEVLLSHLNYLRESSSSLSYNTPSHTDPSPRLAAKEEPSYDAVRRTGWSNNMHSGKGSPVVTQNVTKSTEQPRPQPDPYQILGPTSSRLANPGSGQIQLWQFLLELLSDSANAGCITWEGTNGEFKMTDPDEVARRWGERKSKPNMNYDKLSRALRYYYDKNIMTKVHGKRYAYKFDFHGIAQALQPHPTESSMYKYPSDLAYVPSYHAHQQKVNFVSPHPPSMPVSSSNFFGPTAPYWSSPTAGIYPNPNVPRHPNTHVPSHLGSYY from the exons ATGGACGGAACTATTAAG GAGGCGCTATCAGTGGTGAGTGAAGATCAGTCCTTATTTGAGCCTCCGTACGCTGCTGCTGCCCCTCTCCCCAAGACAGACATGACTGCATCTGGCACACAGGACTACGGCCAGACCCACAAGATCAACCCCTTACCCCCCCAGCAGGAGTGGATCAACCAGCCGGTGCGGGTCAACGTCAAGCGAGAATATGAGCACATGAATGGATCCAG gGAGTCTCCAGTGGACTGCAGCGTGGGTAAATGCAATAAGCTGGTGGGGGGTAACGACACTTCGCAGATGAACTATGGAAACTACATGGACGAGAAGAACGCCCCTCCCCCCAACATGACCACCAATGAGCGCAGAGTCATTGTACCTGCAG ACCCGTCGTTGTGGTCCCAGGATCATGTGCGCCAGTGGCTAGAGTGGGCCATTAAGGAGTATGGCCTGTTGGAGATGGACACGGCCATGTTTCAGAACACAGACGGCAAAGACCTCTGCAAGATGAGCAAGGACGACTTCCTTCGGCTCACCACCATGTACAACGCCGAAGTGCTTCTCTCTCATCTCAATTACCTCAGGGAAA GTAGCTCATCATTATCCTACAATACACCATCTCACACAGATCCATCCCCACGCTTGGCTGCCAAAGAGG AACCTTCATATGATGCTGTACGACGGACAGGATGGTCAAACAACATGCACAGCGGAAAAG GCTCACCAGTGGTTACTCAGAATGTGACCAAGTCCACTGAGCAGCCCAGACCTCAGCCAG ATCCTTACCAGATTCTGGGTCCCACCAGCAGTCGCCTTGCAAATCCAG GTTCAGGTCAAATCCAACTGTGGCAATTCCTGCTGGAGCTCCTGTCCGACAGTGCTAACGCTGGCTGCATCACCTGGGAGGGCACCAACGGCGAGTTCAAGATGACGGACCCCGATGAGGTGGCACGACGCTGGGGCGAGCGCAAGAGCAAGCCCAACATGAACTACGACAAGCTGAGCCGTGCTCTACGCTACTACTACGACAAAAATATCATGACCAAGGTGCACGGCAAGCGCTATGCCTACAAGTTCGACTTCCATGGTATTGCCCAAGCGCTGCAGCCACACCCAACTGAGTCTTCCATGTACAAGTACCCCTCGGACCTGGCCTATGTGCCTTCCTACCATGCCCACCAGCAGAAGGTCAACTTCGTATCCCCACACCCTCCATCCATGCCTGTCAGCTCCTCCAACTTCTTTGGACCCACTGCTCCGTACTGGAGCTCACCAACTGCAGGCATCTACCCCAACCCAAATGTCCCCCGCCACCCTAACACCCATGTGCCTTCCCACCTGGGCAGTTACTATTAA
- the fli1 gene encoding Friend leukemia integration 1 transcription factor isoform X2, which yields MFQTVPDTSSYVKVRLHHRLFNQEALSVVSEDQSLFEPPYAAAAPLPKTDMTASGTQDYGQTHKINPLPPQQEWINQPVRVNVKREYEHMNGSRESPVDCSVGKCNKLVGGNDTSQMNYGNYMDEKNAPPPNMTTNERRVIVPADPSLWSQDHVRQWLEWAIKEYGLLEMDTAMFQNTDGKDLCKMSKDDFLRLTTMYNAEVLLSHLNYLRESSSSLSYNTPSHTDPSPRLAAKEEPSYDAVRRTGWSNNMHSGKGSPVVTQNVTKSTEQPRPQPDPYQILGPTSSRLANPGSGQIQLWQFLLELLSDSANAGCITWEGTNGEFKMTDPDEVARRWGERKSKPNMNYDKLSRALRYYYDKNIMTKVHGKRYAYKFDFHGIAQALQPHPTESSMYKYPSDLAYVPSYHAHQQKVNFVSPHPPSMPVSSSNFFGPTAPYWSSPTAGIYPNPNVPRHPNTHVPSHLGSYY from the exons GAGGCGCTATCAGTGGTGAGTGAAGATCAGTCCTTATTTGAGCCTCCGTACGCTGCTGCTGCCCCTCTCCCCAAGACAGACATGACTGCATCTGGCACACAGGACTACGGCCAGACCCACAAGATCAACCCCTTACCCCCCCAGCAGGAGTGGATCAACCAGCCGGTGCGGGTCAACGTCAAGCGAGAATATGAGCACATGAATGGATCCAG gGAGTCTCCAGTGGACTGCAGCGTGGGTAAATGCAATAAGCTGGTGGGGGGTAACGACACTTCGCAGATGAACTATGGAAACTACATGGACGAGAAGAACGCCCCTCCCCCCAACATGACCACCAATGAGCGCAGAGTCATTGTACCTGCAG ACCCGTCGTTGTGGTCCCAGGATCATGTGCGCCAGTGGCTAGAGTGGGCCATTAAGGAGTATGGCCTGTTGGAGATGGACACGGCCATGTTTCAGAACACAGACGGCAAAGACCTCTGCAAGATGAGCAAGGACGACTTCCTTCGGCTCACCACCATGTACAACGCCGAAGTGCTTCTCTCTCATCTCAATTACCTCAGGGAAA GTAGCTCATCATTATCCTACAATACACCATCTCACACAGATCCATCCCCACGCTTGGCTGCCAAAGAGG AACCTTCATATGATGCTGTACGACGGACAGGATGGTCAAACAACATGCACAGCGGAAAAG GCTCACCAGTGGTTACTCAGAATGTGACCAAGTCCACTGAGCAGCCCAGACCTCAGCCAG ATCCTTACCAGATTCTGGGTCCCACCAGCAGTCGCCTTGCAAATCCAG GTTCAGGTCAAATCCAACTGTGGCAATTCCTGCTGGAGCTCCTGTCCGACAGTGCTAACGCTGGCTGCATCACCTGGGAGGGCACCAACGGCGAGTTCAAGATGACGGACCCCGATGAGGTGGCACGACGCTGGGGCGAGCGCAAGAGCAAGCCCAACATGAACTACGACAAGCTGAGCCGTGCTCTACGCTACTACTACGACAAAAATATCATGACCAAGGTGCACGGCAAGCGCTATGCCTACAAGTTCGACTTCCATGGTATTGCCCAAGCGCTGCAGCCACACCCAACTGAGTCTTCCATGTACAAGTACCCCTCGGACCTGGCCTATGTGCCTTCCTACCATGCCCACCAGCAGAAGGTCAACTTCGTATCCCCACACCCTCCATCCATGCCTGTCAGCTCCTCCAACTTCTTTGGACCCACTGCTCCGTACTGGAGCTCACCAACTGCAGGCATCTACCCCAACCCAAATGTCCCCCGCCACCCTAACACCCATGTGCCTTCCCACCTGGGCAGTTACTATTAA
- the fli1 gene encoding Friend leukemia integration 1 transcription factor isoform X3, protein MFQTVPDTSSYVKEALSVVSEDQSLFEPPYAAAAPLPKTDMTASGTQDYGQTHKINPLPPQQEWINQPVRVNVKREYEHMNGSSRESPVDCSVGKCNKLVGGNDTSQMNYGNYMDEKNAPPPNMTTNERRVIVPADPSLWSQDHVRQWLEWAIKEYGLLEMDTAMFQNTDGKDLCKMSKDDFLRLTTMYNAEVLLSHLNYLRESSSSLSYNTPSHTDPSPRLAAKEEPSYDAVRRTGWSNNMHSGKGSPVVTQNVTKSTEQPRPQPDPYQILGPTSSRLANPGSGQIQLWQFLLELLSDSANAGCITWEGTNGEFKMTDPDEVARRWGERKSKPNMNYDKLSRALRYYYDKNIMTKVHGKRYAYKFDFHGIAQALQPHPTESSMYKYPSDLAYVPSYHAHQQKVNFVSPHPPSMPVSSSNFFGPTAPYWSSPTAGIYPNPNVPRHPNTHVPSHLGSYY, encoded by the exons GAGGCGCTATCAGTGGTGAGTGAAGATCAGTCCTTATTTGAGCCTCCGTACGCTGCTGCTGCCCCTCTCCCCAAGACAGACATGACTGCATCTGGCACACAGGACTACGGCCAGACCCACAAGATCAACCCCTTACCCCCCCAGCAGGAGTGGATCAACCAGCCGGTGCGGGTCAACGTCAAGCGAGAATATGAGCACATGAATGGATCCAG caggGAGTCTCCAGTGGACTGCAGCGTGGGTAAATGCAATAAGCTGGTGGGGGGTAACGACACTTCGCAGATGAACTATGGAAACTACATGGACGAGAAGAACGCCCCTCCCCCCAACATGACCACCAATGAGCGCAGAGTCATTGTACCTGCAG ACCCGTCGTTGTGGTCCCAGGATCATGTGCGCCAGTGGCTAGAGTGGGCCATTAAGGAGTATGGCCTGTTGGAGATGGACACGGCCATGTTTCAGAACACAGACGGCAAAGACCTCTGCAAGATGAGCAAGGACGACTTCCTTCGGCTCACCACCATGTACAACGCCGAAGTGCTTCTCTCTCATCTCAATTACCTCAGGGAAA GTAGCTCATCATTATCCTACAATACACCATCTCACACAGATCCATCCCCACGCTTGGCTGCCAAAGAGG AACCTTCATATGATGCTGTACGACGGACAGGATGGTCAAACAACATGCACAGCGGAAAAG GCTCACCAGTGGTTACTCAGAATGTGACCAAGTCCACTGAGCAGCCCAGACCTCAGCCAG ATCCTTACCAGATTCTGGGTCCCACCAGCAGTCGCCTTGCAAATCCAG GTTCAGGTCAAATCCAACTGTGGCAATTCCTGCTGGAGCTCCTGTCCGACAGTGCTAACGCTGGCTGCATCACCTGGGAGGGCACCAACGGCGAGTTCAAGATGACGGACCCCGATGAGGTGGCACGACGCTGGGGCGAGCGCAAGAGCAAGCCCAACATGAACTACGACAAGCTGAGCCGTGCTCTACGCTACTACTACGACAAAAATATCATGACCAAGGTGCACGGCAAGCGCTATGCCTACAAGTTCGACTTCCATGGTATTGCCCAAGCGCTGCAGCCACACCCAACTGAGTCTTCCATGTACAAGTACCCCTCGGACCTGGCCTATGTGCCTTCCTACCATGCCCACCAGCAGAAGGTCAACTTCGTATCCCCACACCCTCCATCCATGCCTGTCAGCTCCTCCAACTTCTTTGGACCCACTGCTCCGTACTGGAGCTCACCAACTGCAGGCATCTACCCCAACCCAAATGTCCCCCGCCACCCTAACACCCATGTGCCTTCCCACCTGGGCAGTTACTATTAA
- the fli1 gene encoding Friend leukemia integration 1 transcription factor isoform X1 produces MFQTVPDTSSYVKVRLHHRLFNQEALSVVSEDQSLFEPPYAAAAPLPKTDMTASGTQDYGQTHKINPLPPQQEWINQPVRVNVKREYEHMNGSSRESPVDCSVGKCNKLVGGNDTSQMNYGNYMDEKNAPPPNMTTNERRVIVPADPSLWSQDHVRQWLEWAIKEYGLLEMDTAMFQNTDGKDLCKMSKDDFLRLTTMYNAEVLLSHLNYLRESSSSLSYNTPSHTDPSPRLAAKEEPSYDAVRRTGWSNNMHSGKGSPVVTQNVTKSTEQPRPQPDPYQILGPTSSRLANPGSGQIQLWQFLLELLSDSANAGCITWEGTNGEFKMTDPDEVARRWGERKSKPNMNYDKLSRALRYYYDKNIMTKVHGKRYAYKFDFHGIAQALQPHPTESSMYKYPSDLAYVPSYHAHQQKVNFVSPHPPSMPVSSSNFFGPTAPYWSSPTAGIYPNPNVPRHPNTHVPSHLGSYY; encoded by the exons GAGGCGCTATCAGTGGTGAGTGAAGATCAGTCCTTATTTGAGCCTCCGTACGCTGCTGCTGCCCCTCTCCCCAAGACAGACATGACTGCATCTGGCACACAGGACTACGGCCAGACCCACAAGATCAACCCCTTACCCCCCCAGCAGGAGTGGATCAACCAGCCGGTGCGGGTCAACGTCAAGCGAGAATATGAGCACATGAATGGATCCAG caggGAGTCTCCAGTGGACTGCAGCGTGGGTAAATGCAATAAGCTGGTGGGGGGTAACGACACTTCGCAGATGAACTATGGAAACTACATGGACGAGAAGAACGCCCCTCCCCCCAACATGACCACCAATGAGCGCAGAGTCATTGTACCTGCAG ACCCGTCGTTGTGGTCCCAGGATCATGTGCGCCAGTGGCTAGAGTGGGCCATTAAGGAGTATGGCCTGTTGGAGATGGACACGGCCATGTTTCAGAACACAGACGGCAAAGACCTCTGCAAGATGAGCAAGGACGACTTCCTTCGGCTCACCACCATGTACAACGCCGAAGTGCTTCTCTCTCATCTCAATTACCTCAGGGAAA GTAGCTCATCATTATCCTACAATACACCATCTCACACAGATCCATCCCCACGCTTGGCTGCCAAAGAGG AACCTTCATATGATGCTGTACGACGGACAGGATGGTCAAACAACATGCACAGCGGAAAAG GCTCACCAGTGGTTACTCAGAATGTGACCAAGTCCACTGAGCAGCCCAGACCTCAGCCAG ATCCTTACCAGATTCTGGGTCCCACCAGCAGTCGCCTTGCAAATCCAG GTTCAGGTCAAATCCAACTGTGGCAATTCCTGCTGGAGCTCCTGTCCGACAGTGCTAACGCTGGCTGCATCACCTGGGAGGGCACCAACGGCGAGTTCAAGATGACGGACCCCGATGAGGTGGCACGACGCTGGGGCGAGCGCAAGAGCAAGCCCAACATGAACTACGACAAGCTGAGCCGTGCTCTACGCTACTACTACGACAAAAATATCATGACCAAGGTGCACGGCAAGCGCTATGCCTACAAGTTCGACTTCCATGGTATTGCCCAAGCGCTGCAGCCACACCCAACTGAGTCTTCCATGTACAAGTACCCCTCGGACCTGGCCTATGTGCCTTCCTACCATGCCCACCAGCAGAAGGTCAACTTCGTATCCCCACACCCTCCATCCATGCCTGTCAGCTCCTCCAACTTCTTTGGACCCACTGCTCCGTACTGGAGCTCACCAACTGCAGGCATCTACCCCAACCCAAATGTCCCCCGCCACCCTAACACCCATGTGCCTTCCCACCTGGGCAGTTACTATTAA
- the fli1 gene encoding Friend leukemia integration 1 transcription factor isoform X7, protein MTASGTQDYGQTHKINPLPPQQEWINQPVRVNVKREYEHMNGSSRESPVDCSVGKCNKLVGGNDTSQMNYGNYMDEKNAPPPNMTTNERRVIVPADPSLWSQDHVRQWLEWAIKEYGLLEMDTAMFQNTDGKDLCKMSKDDFLRLTTMYNAEVLLSHLNYLRESSSSLSYNTPSHTDPSPRLAAKEEPSYDAVRRTGWSNNMHSGKGSPVVTQNVTKSTEQPRPQPDPYQILGPTSSRLANPGSGQIQLWQFLLELLSDSANAGCITWEGTNGEFKMTDPDEVARRWGERKSKPNMNYDKLSRALRYYYDKNIMTKVHGKRYAYKFDFHGIAQALQPHPTESSMYKYPSDLAYVPSYHAHQQKVNFVSPHPPSMPVSSSNFFGPTAPYWSSPTAGIYPNPNVPRHPNTHVPSHLGSYY, encoded by the exons ATGACTGCATCTGGCACACAGGACTACGGCCAGACCCACAAGATCAACCCCTTACCCCCCCAGCAGGAGTGGATCAACCAGCCGGTGCGGGTCAACGTCAAGCGAGAATATGAGCACATGAATGGATCCAG caggGAGTCTCCAGTGGACTGCAGCGTGGGTAAATGCAATAAGCTGGTGGGGGGTAACGACACTTCGCAGATGAACTATGGAAACTACATGGACGAGAAGAACGCCCCTCCCCCCAACATGACCACCAATGAGCGCAGAGTCATTGTACCTGCAG ACCCGTCGTTGTGGTCCCAGGATCATGTGCGCCAGTGGCTAGAGTGGGCCATTAAGGAGTATGGCCTGTTGGAGATGGACACGGCCATGTTTCAGAACACAGACGGCAAAGACCTCTGCAAGATGAGCAAGGACGACTTCCTTCGGCTCACCACCATGTACAACGCCGAAGTGCTTCTCTCTCATCTCAATTACCTCAGGGAAA GTAGCTCATCATTATCCTACAATACACCATCTCACACAGATCCATCCCCACGCTTGGCTGCCAAAGAGG AACCTTCATATGATGCTGTACGACGGACAGGATGGTCAAACAACATGCACAGCGGAAAAG GCTCACCAGTGGTTACTCAGAATGTGACCAAGTCCACTGAGCAGCCCAGACCTCAGCCAG ATCCTTACCAGATTCTGGGTCCCACCAGCAGTCGCCTTGCAAATCCAG GTTCAGGTCAAATCCAACTGTGGCAATTCCTGCTGGAGCTCCTGTCCGACAGTGCTAACGCTGGCTGCATCACCTGGGAGGGCACCAACGGCGAGTTCAAGATGACGGACCCCGATGAGGTGGCACGACGCTGGGGCGAGCGCAAGAGCAAGCCCAACATGAACTACGACAAGCTGAGCCGTGCTCTACGCTACTACTACGACAAAAATATCATGACCAAGGTGCACGGCAAGCGCTATGCCTACAAGTTCGACTTCCATGGTATTGCCCAAGCGCTGCAGCCACACCCAACTGAGTCTTCCATGTACAAGTACCCCTCGGACCTGGCCTATGTGCCTTCCTACCATGCCCACCAGCAGAAGGTCAACTTCGTATCCCCACACCCTCCATCCATGCCTGTCAGCTCCTCCAACTTCTTTGGACCCACTGCTCCGTACTGGAGCTCACCAACTGCAGGCATCTACCCCAACCCAAATGTCCCCCGCCACCCTAACACCCATGTGCCTTCCCACCTGGGCAGTTACTATTAA
- the fli1 gene encoding Friend leukemia integration 1 transcription factor isoform X5, with amino-acid sequence MDGTIKEALSVVSEDQSLFEPPYAAAAPLPKTDMTASGTQDYGQTHKINPLPPQQEWINQPVRVNVKREYEHMNGSSRESPVDCSVGKCNKLVGGNDTSQMNYGNYMDEKNAPPPNMTTNERRVIVPADPSLWSQDHVRQWLEWAIKEYGLLEMDTAMFQNTDGKDLCKMSKDDFLRLTTMYNAEVLLSHLNYLRESSSSLSYNTPSHTDPSPRLAAKEEPSYDAVRRTGWSNNMHSGKGSPVVTQNVTKSTEQPRPQPDPYQILGPTSSRLANPGSGQIQLWQFLLELLSDSANAGCITWEGTNGEFKMTDPDEVARRWGERKSKPNMNYDKLSRALRYYYDKNIMTKVHGKRYAYKFDFHGIAQALQPHPTESSMYKYPSDLAYVPSYHAHQQKVNFVSPHPPSMPVSSSNFFGPTAPYWSSPTAGIYPNPNVPRHPNTHVPSHLGSYY; translated from the exons ATGGACGGAACTATTAAG GAGGCGCTATCAGTGGTGAGTGAAGATCAGTCCTTATTTGAGCCTCCGTACGCTGCTGCTGCCCCTCTCCCCAAGACAGACATGACTGCATCTGGCACACAGGACTACGGCCAGACCCACAAGATCAACCCCTTACCCCCCCAGCAGGAGTGGATCAACCAGCCGGTGCGGGTCAACGTCAAGCGAGAATATGAGCACATGAATGGATCCAG caggGAGTCTCCAGTGGACTGCAGCGTGGGTAAATGCAATAAGCTGGTGGGGGGTAACGACACTTCGCAGATGAACTATGGAAACTACATGGACGAGAAGAACGCCCCTCCCCCCAACATGACCACCAATGAGCGCAGAGTCATTGTACCTGCAG ACCCGTCGTTGTGGTCCCAGGATCATGTGCGCCAGTGGCTAGAGTGGGCCATTAAGGAGTATGGCCTGTTGGAGATGGACACGGCCATGTTTCAGAACACAGACGGCAAAGACCTCTGCAAGATGAGCAAGGACGACTTCCTTCGGCTCACCACCATGTACAACGCCGAAGTGCTTCTCTCTCATCTCAATTACCTCAGGGAAA GTAGCTCATCATTATCCTACAATACACCATCTCACACAGATCCATCCCCACGCTTGGCTGCCAAAGAGG AACCTTCATATGATGCTGTACGACGGACAGGATGGTCAAACAACATGCACAGCGGAAAAG GCTCACCAGTGGTTACTCAGAATGTGACCAAGTCCACTGAGCAGCCCAGACCTCAGCCAG ATCCTTACCAGATTCTGGGTCCCACCAGCAGTCGCCTTGCAAATCCAG GTTCAGGTCAAATCCAACTGTGGCAATTCCTGCTGGAGCTCCTGTCCGACAGTGCTAACGCTGGCTGCATCACCTGGGAGGGCACCAACGGCGAGTTCAAGATGACGGACCCCGATGAGGTGGCACGACGCTGGGGCGAGCGCAAGAGCAAGCCCAACATGAACTACGACAAGCTGAGCCGTGCTCTACGCTACTACTACGACAAAAATATCATGACCAAGGTGCACGGCAAGCGCTATGCCTACAAGTTCGACTTCCATGGTATTGCCCAAGCGCTGCAGCCACACCCAACTGAGTCTTCCATGTACAAGTACCCCTCGGACCTGGCCTATGTGCCTTCCTACCATGCCCACCAGCAGAAGGTCAACTTCGTATCCCCACACCCTCCATCCATGCCTGTCAGCTCCTCCAACTTCTTTGGACCCACTGCTCCGTACTGGAGCTCACCAACTGCAGGCATCTACCCCAACCCAAATGTCCCCCGCCACCCTAACACCCATGTGCCTTCCCACCTGGGCAGTTACTATTAA
- the fli1 gene encoding Friend leukemia integration 1 transcription factor isoform X4 encodes MFQTVPDTSSYVKEALSVVSEDQSLFEPPYAAAAPLPKTDMTASGTQDYGQTHKINPLPPQQEWINQPVRVNVKREYEHMNGSRESPVDCSVGKCNKLVGGNDTSQMNYGNYMDEKNAPPPNMTTNERRVIVPADPSLWSQDHVRQWLEWAIKEYGLLEMDTAMFQNTDGKDLCKMSKDDFLRLTTMYNAEVLLSHLNYLRESSSSLSYNTPSHTDPSPRLAAKEEPSYDAVRRTGWSNNMHSGKGSPVVTQNVTKSTEQPRPQPDPYQILGPTSSRLANPGSGQIQLWQFLLELLSDSANAGCITWEGTNGEFKMTDPDEVARRWGERKSKPNMNYDKLSRALRYYYDKNIMTKVHGKRYAYKFDFHGIAQALQPHPTESSMYKYPSDLAYVPSYHAHQQKVNFVSPHPPSMPVSSSNFFGPTAPYWSSPTAGIYPNPNVPRHPNTHVPSHLGSYY; translated from the exons GAGGCGCTATCAGTGGTGAGTGAAGATCAGTCCTTATTTGAGCCTCCGTACGCTGCTGCTGCCCCTCTCCCCAAGACAGACATGACTGCATCTGGCACACAGGACTACGGCCAGACCCACAAGATCAACCCCTTACCCCCCCAGCAGGAGTGGATCAACCAGCCGGTGCGGGTCAACGTCAAGCGAGAATATGAGCACATGAATGGATCCAG gGAGTCTCCAGTGGACTGCAGCGTGGGTAAATGCAATAAGCTGGTGGGGGGTAACGACACTTCGCAGATGAACTATGGAAACTACATGGACGAGAAGAACGCCCCTCCCCCCAACATGACCACCAATGAGCGCAGAGTCATTGTACCTGCAG ACCCGTCGTTGTGGTCCCAGGATCATGTGCGCCAGTGGCTAGAGTGGGCCATTAAGGAGTATGGCCTGTTGGAGATGGACACGGCCATGTTTCAGAACACAGACGGCAAAGACCTCTGCAAGATGAGCAAGGACGACTTCCTTCGGCTCACCACCATGTACAACGCCGAAGTGCTTCTCTCTCATCTCAATTACCTCAGGGAAA GTAGCTCATCATTATCCTACAATACACCATCTCACACAGATCCATCCCCACGCTTGGCTGCCAAAGAGG AACCTTCATATGATGCTGTACGACGGACAGGATGGTCAAACAACATGCACAGCGGAAAAG GCTCACCAGTGGTTACTCAGAATGTGACCAAGTCCACTGAGCAGCCCAGACCTCAGCCAG ATCCTTACCAGATTCTGGGTCCCACCAGCAGTCGCCTTGCAAATCCAG GTTCAGGTCAAATCCAACTGTGGCAATTCCTGCTGGAGCTCCTGTCCGACAGTGCTAACGCTGGCTGCATCACCTGGGAGGGCACCAACGGCGAGTTCAAGATGACGGACCCCGATGAGGTGGCACGACGCTGGGGCGAGCGCAAGAGCAAGCCCAACATGAACTACGACAAGCTGAGCCGTGCTCTACGCTACTACTACGACAAAAATATCATGACCAAGGTGCACGGCAAGCGCTATGCCTACAAGTTCGACTTCCATGGTATTGCCCAAGCGCTGCAGCCACACCCAACTGAGTCTTCCATGTACAAGTACCCCTCGGACCTGGCCTATGTGCCTTCCTACCATGCCCACCAGCAGAAGGTCAACTTCGTATCCCCACACCCTCCATCCATGCCTGTCAGCTCCTCCAACTTCTTTGGACCCACTGCTCCGTACTGGAGCTCACCAACTGCAGGCATCTACCCCAACCCAAATGTCCCCCGCCACCCTAACACCCATGTGCCTTCCCACCTGGGCAGTTACTATTAA